One part of the Sulfolobus tengchongensis genome encodes these proteins:
- a CDS encoding molybdenum cofactor guanylyltransferase, whose amino-acid sequence MSYSFSYDVIILAGGLSSRFGSDKCCFEVNSKTMLERLVEQFDYPIIVSRSPRRVSKGILVLENGEYKGPIKGVKEGLNYVNKNRVFITGCDFPFLTKNLVEYLCNKPYDIVMPIDEEPQPLLGCYSTRFLEENIDKVNRLFDLIRLSSSVYLVGTDELMKIDPSLYSLINVNRITDFIYKPIRIKTVTKIIINIT is encoded by the coding sequence TTGAGTTACAGCTTTTCATATGACGTCATTATCCTAGCTGGTGGATTATCAAGTAGATTTGGATCAGATAAGTGCTGTTTTGAGGTAAACTCTAAAACAATGCTGGAAAGGTTAGTTGAGCAGTTTGACTATCCTATCATAGTATCTAGGTCTCCTAGGAGAGTTAGTAAAGGAATTTTAGTTCTAGAAAATGGAGAGTACAAAGGACCAATTAAGGGTGTAAAAGAAGGTTTAAATTACGTGAATAAGAACAGAGTATTCATAACTGGGTGCGACTTCCCATTTTTAACTAAAAATTTAGTAGAATATCTATGTAATAAGCCATATGATATTGTGATGCCTATTGATGAAGAACCTCAACCATTATTGGGGTGCTATTCTACCAGGTTTCTCGAAGAAAATATTGATAAAGTTAATAGACTTTTTGATTTGATTAGACTTTCTTCTTCGGTATACTTAGTAGGAACTGATGAACTCATGAAAATAGACCCGTCATTATACAGCCTAATTAATGTCAATAGGATAACGGACTTCATTTATAAACCTATTAGAATAAAAACAGTGACAAAAATAATTATTAATATAACATAA